A genomic segment from Segniliparus rotundus DSM 44985 encodes:
- a CDS encoding LppA family lipoprotein, which produces MSTDDTMRAGGSSAPRRSWWRRVWKRVLVVLLVLAVCCGGGCVALRKLVDSLDPNPKHMTKEQVAAFEARYLDKGTAEQEARNLEDLLARTGDEIVALVPGLKWSWNRDWGRLSCPGDAASDTQVVQIWVRQLVFDGPIPPGVWPQAVAVVRRAAASYGATKYQNFIDKPDNRDVNFYSPEGARIGLTSAVLAVLIGVTPCRLPEWYFTERHLPVPAGK; this is translated from the coding sequence ATGAGCACAGACGACACCATGCGCGCGGGTGGGAGTTCCGCTCCGCGCCGCTCGTGGTGGCGGCGGGTGTGGAAGCGGGTGCTGGTTGTGCTGCTGGTGCTTGCGGTGTGTTGCGGGGGCGGGTGTGTGGCGTTGAGAAAGTTGGTGGATTCTTTGGACCCGAATCCGAAGCATATGACCAAGGAGCAGGTGGCGGCGTTCGAGGCGCGCTACTTGGACAAGGGCACGGCGGAGCAGGAGGCGCGCAACCTGGAAGACCTTTTGGCGCGGACGGGCGACGAGATCGTCGCCCTCGTGCCCGGGCTGAAGTGGAGCTGGAATCGCGACTGGGGCCGTCTTAGTTGCCCAGGGGATGCTGCGAGCGATACACAAGTTGTCCAGATTTGGGTGCGACAACTGGTGTTCGATGGTCCGATTCCGCCTGGGGTGTGGCCGCAGGCGGTGGCGGTCGTGCGCCGCGCGGCGGCGTCCTATGGCGCGACGAAGTATCAGAATTTCATCGACAAGCCGGACAACCGGGATGTGAACTTCTACAGCCCGGAGGGGGCGAGGATCGGCCTGACCTCGGCTGTCTTGGCGGTATTGATCGGGGTCACGCCGTGCCGGTTGCCGGAATGGTATTTCACCGAGCGCCACCTCCCGGTCCCGGCCGGCAAGTAA
- a CDS encoding LppA family lipoprotein, producing MPNTEAAMRKRKFWIVSLVIATAVLGSVVFCVGGFFLLGSWGSQLDPDHTSPHEVAQTEAALRRGGPAEADAQRVEAALIRAADAVAAQHPGVAWHWGEQTPEPLDCNPYHMFPATPPEQIVVRRVLFEGDLAAPARDAALAVFEEQAKAVGASLKDSFTTSDGRSGVTFSRSPGDIAFVVTWGRVDPRVVGNPTQEQQAAAVVEGRSACLFPQRYFTDRHLATPNR from the coding sequence ATGCCGAACACTGAGGCTGCGATGAGGAAACGCAAGTTCTGGATCGTGTCGCTGGTGATCGCGACAGCGGTGCTCGGCTCGGTCGTGTTCTGCGTGGGCGGTTTCTTTTTGCTCGGCTCCTGGGGCAGCCAGCTGGACCCTGACCACACGAGCCCGCACGAGGTCGCCCAAACAGAGGCCGCGTTGCGCCGAGGAGGCCCCGCCGAAGCGGACGCGCAACGGGTCGAGGCGGCGCTCATCCGGGCGGCGGACGCCGTCGCCGCCCAGCACCCCGGTGTGGCGTGGCACTGGGGCGAGCAGACCCCGGAACCATTGGATTGCAACCCCTACCACATGTTCCCGGCGACGCCCCCGGAACAGATCGTCGTTCGCCGTGTCCTGTTCGAAGGCGACCTCGCCGCCCCGGCCCGAGACGCTGCCCTCGCCGTGTTCGAGGAGCAGGCCAAGGCCGTCGGCGCTTCGCTCAAAGATTCGTTCACGACAAGCGACGGCAGATCAGGGGTGACGTTTTCCCGAAGCCCCGGCGATATCGCCTTTGTCGTCACGTGGGGGCGGGTCGATCCGCGCGTGGTCGGCAACCCGACGCAGGAGCAGCAAGCCGCCGCGGTGGTGGAGGGGCGCTCGGCGTGCTTGTTCCCGCAGCGGTATTTCACCGACCGCCATCTGGCGACCCCGAACCGCTGA
- a CDS encoding heavy metal translocating P-type ATPase, with translation MTAVFEPGSLRRTRYAVSGMTCGACSARVGRALGKLDGVRAEVNLATGVAVVDAPESVAPDEIVAVVGKAGYAAALIEANARAAALAEEADQAEEREVQDLFRRLAVALLLFFPLANLSVLFAMEPGFRIPGWQWLLTALALPVVLWCAAPMRRRALAALRSGGATMDTLVTLGVWAAFGWSLWSMFATTGQPRPAPAGVLATILASDGVYLEVAAGITVFVLAGRYFEAKAKQRAGAGTRALAALAAREVTLLIDDREVRASVEDLVEGSRFSVRPGETIATDGLVLSGAADVDMSAMTGEPNPVPVEPGSAVVGGTICLTGRLVVEAAAVGEDTRLAGMLRLVEEAQIGKGKATELADRVSAFFVPSVLLIAAATFVGWLLAGAETARAVGVAISVLVIACPCALGLAVPTALMVAAGRGALLGVFLKGPRALEATRDVDAVVFDKTGVITTAKMRVASVALADGAAEAEAARLAGAVEAASEHPVGAAIASWARGVVPALPEVHGFLALPGSGVRGTVDGCDVEVTRPDTRRDAPRPDLPPELARAVREQQRNGATAVVLRKDGAAIAVLGLSDTVQDSAAAAVARLRARGLRLLLLTGDNASAAQLVADQVGIPEVIAEVAPEGKADVLRQLQEGGLRVAFVGDGINDGPALAVADLGMAVFTGTDVALSAADVIVVREDLGAVPDAIALARATLRTLRGNLLWAFGYNVAAIPVAVLGFANPLLASAAMAFSSFFVVANSLRLRRTDIR, from the coding sequence GTGACCGCCGTGTTCGAGCCGGGCTCCCTCCGGCGGACCAGATACGCCGTGAGCGGCATGACCTGCGGGGCGTGCTCCGCCAGGGTCGGGCGGGCCTTGGGCAAGCTCGACGGGGTGCGCGCGGAGGTGAACCTCGCGACCGGGGTGGCGGTCGTCGACGCGCCCGAGTCCGTCGCGCCGGACGAGATCGTGGCCGTCGTGGGAAAAGCCGGGTACGCCGCCGCGCTGATCGAAGCCAACGCGCGCGCCGCCGCCCTCGCGGAGGAAGCCGACCAGGCCGAAGAGCGCGAGGTGCAGGACCTCTTCCGCAGGCTCGCTGTCGCGCTGCTCCTGTTCTTCCCGCTCGCGAACTTGTCCGTCCTCTTCGCCATGGAGCCCGGCTTTCGGATTCCTGGCTGGCAATGGCTGCTCACCGCGCTCGCGCTCCCCGTGGTGCTGTGGTGCGCCGCGCCCATGCGCCGCCGCGCCCTCGCCGCGCTCCGCAGCGGCGGGGCGACGATGGACACCCTGGTCACCCTTGGCGTGTGGGCCGCGTTCGGCTGGTCCTTGTGGTCGATGTTCGCCACGACGGGCCAGCCGCGGCCCGCCCCGGCAGGCGTCCTGGCCACCATCCTCGCCAGCGACGGCGTGTACCTGGAAGTCGCCGCCGGTATCACGGTGTTCGTCCTCGCCGGGCGGTATTTCGAAGCGAAAGCGAAACAACGGGCCGGCGCAGGGACCCGCGCGCTCGCCGCGCTCGCCGCGCGCGAGGTCACGTTGCTGATCGACGACCGCGAAGTGCGGGCCTCGGTCGAAGACCTCGTCGAGGGGTCGCGCTTCTCCGTCCGCCCCGGCGAGACCATCGCGACGGACGGACTGGTCTTGAGCGGCGCCGCCGATGTGGACATGAGCGCGATGACCGGCGAGCCGAACCCCGTGCCGGTCGAACCGGGCTCCGCCGTGGTCGGCGGGACGATCTGCCTGACCGGGCGGCTCGTGGTGGAGGCCGCGGCGGTCGGCGAGGACACCCGGCTGGCCGGGATGCTGCGGCTGGTCGAAGAGGCGCAAATCGGCAAGGGGAAGGCCACGGAGCTCGCCGACCGGGTCTCGGCGTTCTTCGTCCCCTCGGTGCTGCTCATCGCGGCGGCGACGTTCGTCGGCTGGCTGCTCGCCGGGGCCGAGACCGCGCGCGCGGTCGGCGTCGCGATCTCGGTCCTGGTGATCGCCTGCCCGTGCGCCTTGGGCCTCGCCGTCCCGACTGCGCTCATGGTCGCGGCGGGCAGGGGAGCCCTGCTCGGCGTGTTCCTGAAAGGGCCGAGGGCGTTGGAGGCGACCAGGGACGTCGACGCCGTGGTGTTCGACAAAACCGGCGTCATCACCACCGCGAAAATGCGAGTGGCCAGCGTGGCGCTCGCAGACGGCGCCGCCGAGGCCGAGGCGGCGAGGCTGGCTGGCGCCGTCGAGGCCGCCTCGGAGCACCCGGTGGGCGCCGCGATCGCCTCGTGGGCGCGCGGCGTCGTCCCGGCGCTGCCCGAAGTCCATGGTTTCCTCGCCCTCCCCGGCTCCGGCGTGCGCGGCACGGTGGACGGCTGCGACGTCGAGGTGACCCGTCCCGACACCAGGCGCGACGCGCCGCGCCCCGACCTGCCCCCCGAGCTCGCCCGAGCCGTGCGCGAGCAGCAACGCAACGGAGCCACCGCCGTGGTGCTGCGCAAAGACGGCGCCGCCATTGCCGTGCTGGGCCTCTCCGACACCGTCCAGGACTCCGCGGCCGCGGCAGTGGCGCGGCTGCGCGCGCGCGGACTGCGCTTGCTGCTGCTCACCGGCGACAACGCGAGCGCCGCCCAACTGGTCGCGGACCAGGTCGGCATCCCCGAAGTGATCGCCGAGGTCGCCCCCGAAGGCAAAGCGGACGTGCTGCGCCAGTTGCAAGAGGGGGGGCTGCGGGTGGCATTCGTCGGGGACGGCATCAACGACGGCCCCGCGCTCGCCGTCGCGGACCTCGGCATGGCCGTGTTCACCGGCACCGACGTCGCGTTGAGCGCGGCCGATGTGATCGTGGTGCGCGAGGACCTCGGCGCGGTTCCTGACGCGATCGCACTGGCCAGGGCGACGCTGCGCACCCTGCGGGGCAACCTCCTGTGGGCGTTCGGCTACAACGTGGCGGCGATCCCCGTCGCCGTGCTGGGTTTCGCGAACCCCCTGCTCGCGAGCGCGGCCATGGCGTTCTCCTCGTTCTTCGTCGTCGCGAACAGTTTGCGGCTGCGGCGAACCGACATCCGCTAG
- a CDS encoding zf-HC2 domain-containing protein: protein MRSAPEPSSREGSRIPCGTAQESLSARLDGEREPVPAHRVDAHVAACDDCAQWWRQAQTQAAALRLAAVPAAPVFEVALPKPKRSWRSRLSVWSPKPEEVEVRVPQGARPGRRTGHLRPAPERPE from the coding sequence ATGCGGAGCGCGCCGGAGCCATCGAGCCGAGAAGGATCCCGCATCCCGTGCGGCACGGCGCAGGAATCGCTCTCCGCCCGCTTGGACGGGGAGCGCGAGCCCGTGCCCGCCCACCGGGTCGACGCGCATGTCGCGGCCTGCGACGATTGCGCGCAATGGTGGCGCCAGGCGCAGACTCAAGCGGCCGCGTTGCGCCTGGCGGCGGTCCCCGCGGCCCCGGTGTTCGAAGTGGCGCTGCCCAAACCAAAGCGTTCCTGGCGGTCCCGGCTCTCGGTGTGGTCGCCCAAACCGGAGGAAGTCGAAGTGCGCGTGCCCCAGGGCGCCCGGCCCGGCCGCCGCACGGGGCACCTGCGCCCCGCCCCGGAGCGCCCCGAGTGA
- a CDS encoding sigma-70 family RNA polymerase sigma factor produces MLQSDGEDRATAFALAAARGDRKALAAFVAETQRDVWRFLAHLTDPTQADDLTQETFLRAMTSIARFEGRSNGRVWLLSIARRVVVDQIRSAVARPRSAPGADPGLAPVVRRREVAEHGAQVELSLVKMLLEDLAPERREALVLTQMLGLSYAEAAAVCDCPVGTVRSRVARAREDLVEASREQSGDAVRGAG; encoded by the coding sequence ATGTTGCAGAGCGATGGCGAAGACCGGGCCACCGCTTTTGCTCTTGCTGCCGCGCGCGGCGACCGCAAAGCGCTTGCCGCGTTCGTCGCCGAGACCCAGCGGGACGTGTGGCGTTTTCTCGCCCACCTGACGGACCCGACCCAGGCGGACGATCTCACCCAGGAAACTTTTTTGCGGGCGATGACCAGCATCGCGAGGTTCGAGGGCCGCTCGAACGGCCGAGTGTGGCTGCTGTCCATCGCGCGCCGGGTCGTGGTCGACCAGATCCGTTCCGCGGTGGCCAGGCCGAGGTCGGCCCCTGGCGCCGATCCGGGCCTCGCGCCGGTCGTGCGCCGCAGGGAAGTCGCCGAGCATGGGGCGCAGGTCGAGCTGTCTTTGGTGAAAATGCTGTTGGAGGATTTGGCCCCCGAGCGCCGCGAGGCGCTGGTGCTCACGCAAATGCTCGGCCTTTCCTACGCGGAGGCCGCCGCGGTGTGCGACTGCCCGGTCGGCACGGTGCGCTCACGGGTCGCCAGGGCGAGGGAAGACCTTGTGGAGGCTTCCCGCGAGCAGTCGGGGGACGCGGTCCGTGGCGCTGGCTGA
- a CDS encoding bis-aminopropyl spermidine synthase family protein, with amino-acid sequence MALADIALLLARQTACNRQHLAVLARLLAGGASLQELIDAAALSRRGVEAFLRVAGEDVVADADGRQGLRPQAREGYEALLASASRPELRPELLEELRAARARAPKPNRNLDHVAATAETVLRRASWIARRFETNGLRVLFVGDHDLTSLAVAKLCPSADIAVVDIDEALVEFLAAELSSSGAKFRVRHADLRQRFPADLEAWADLFVADPPYTPDGVALFCARGAQGLRCLAQGRGLVAYGYGEAQPALGLAVQKAIVGLDCLVEELIPDFNRYQGAQAIGSASDLHLLRFAPSAAKKVDRIASGGAPAAIYTHGRQSVESSAAAGALDLRKHEPSALFRALLWEQGDQLALLVDNNHPDVRSADAQARLREDFAEKWNLRLRKSAPDSVSAIIEADAVGGAGPRGLVLARPHGKVKNVLREALVRSAGGRTKNQARELVGSILASLGPWGEGVGECVVGDAPRAMLRTVLHAMENAVSHAMENAVLHAMGDAVSHAMEDAARGARQEGT; translated from the coding sequence GTGGCGCTGGCTGACATCGCCCTGCTGCTCGCGCGGCAGACGGCGTGCAACCGTCAGCACCTCGCCGTTCTCGCCCGGCTCCTCGCGGGCGGGGCCAGTCTGCAAGAGCTCATCGACGCGGCGGCGCTTTCCCGCCGAGGAGTCGAAGCGTTCCTGCGCGTCGCCGGTGAGGACGTTGTCGCCGATGCGGACGGTCGGCAGGGGCTGCGGCCGCAGGCTCGGGAGGGGTACGAGGCGCTGCTCGCGTCGGCTTCCCGCCCAGAACTCCGGCCGGAGCTGTTGGAGGAGCTGCGCGCGGCGCGCGCCCGCGCGCCGAAGCCGAACAGGAACCTCGACCATGTCGCGGCCACAGCGGAAACTGTCCTGCGGCGGGCGTCGTGGATCGCGCGGCGTTTCGAGACGAACGGTCTGCGCGTCCTTTTCGTGGGGGACCACGATCTCACCAGCCTTGCGGTGGCGAAGCTCTGCCCTTCGGCGGACATCGCTGTTGTGGACATCGACGAGGCGCTTGTGGAGTTCCTCGCCGCCGAACTGTCCAGTTCCGGAGCGAAATTTCGTGTTCGCCACGCCGATCTGCGGCAAAGGTTCCCCGCCGATCTCGAAGCATGGGCCGACCTGTTCGTGGCCGACCCGCCGTACACGCCGGACGGCGTGGCGTTGTTCTGCGCGCGCGGCGCCCAGGGCTTGCGGTGCCTCGCGCAGGGGCGCGGGCTTGTGGCGTACGGGTACGGCGAGGCCCAGCCCGCGCTCGGCCTCGCCGTGCAGAAGGCCATTGTCGGCCTGGACTGCCTCGTCGAAGAGCTCATTCCCGACTTCAACCGCTACCAGGGCGCGCAAGCGATCGGCAGCGCGAGCGACCTGCATCTGTTGCGTTTCGCCCCCAGCGCGGCCAAGAAAGTCGACCGGATCGCCTCGGGGGGAGCCCCTGCGGCGATCTACACCCATGGTCGGCAGTCGGTGGAGTCGTCGGCTGCGGCGGGGGCGCTGGATCTGCGCAAGCACGAGCCGTCAGCGCTGTTCCGCGCTCTGTTGTGGGAACAGGGCGACCAGTTGGCGCTGCTCGTGGACAACAACCATCCCGATGTGCGCAGCGCCGATGCTCAAGCGCGGCTCCGGGAGGATTTCGCGGAAAAATGGAACCTGCGGTTGCGCAAATCCGCCCCGGATTCCGTCAGCGCGATCATTGAGGCCGACGCTGTGGGCGGGGCTGGTCCGCGCGGGCTCGTCCTCGCGCGTCCGCACGGCAAGGTGAAGAACGTGCTGCGGGAGGCGCTGGTCCGCTCGGCCGGCGGGCGGACGAAAAATCAGGCGCGGGAGCTGGTCGGGAGCATTCTGGCTTCGCTCGGGCCGTGGGGCGAGGGGGTTGGGGAGTGCGTGGTCGGGGACGCGCCGAGGGCAATGCTGCGCACCGTGTTGCACGCGATGGAGAACGCCGTGTCGCACGCGATGGAGAACGCCGTGTTGCACGCGATGGGGGACGCCGTGTCGCACGCGATGGAGGACGCCGCGCGTGGAGCGCGGCAGGAAGGAACCTGA
- a CDS encoding GNAT family N-acetyltransferase: protein MATNTAAPGPRAGIVRRARPEDVPAMRAMVYDLAVYEKAPEQCHLTEEQLHASLFGERPAVFAHVAVSPEEESRHDTPGEVVGMAVWFLNYSTWDGVHGIYLEDLYVRPQSRGSGLGKQLLAALAGECVRNGWSRLSWSVLDWNAPAIGFYQSIGAKAQDEWTTYRLCGPELRALAEG from the coding sequence ATGGCGACGAACACTGCGGCTCCGGGCCCGCGCGCGGGCATTGTCCGCCGGGCGCGGCCCGAGGATGTGCCCGCGATGCGCGCGATGGTCTACGACCTCGCCGTCTACGAGAAGGCCCCCGAACAATGCCATCTCACCGAGGAGCAGTTGCACGCGTCGCTGTTCGGCGAGCGTCCTGCGGTGTTCGCCCACGTCGCGGTGTCGCCGGAGGAGGAGTCGCGGCACGACACGCCCGGCGAGGTCGTCGGCATGGCGGTGTGGTTCCTCAACTACTCCACCTGGGACGGCGTGCACGGGATCTACCTCGAAGACCTCTACGTGCGTCCGCAGAGCCGGGGCTCGGGGCTCGGGAAACAGCTGCTGGCCGCCTTGGCCGGGGAATGCGTCCGCAACGGCTGGTCCCGGCTCAGCTGGTCGGTGCTCGACTGGAACGCCCCGGCGATCGGGTTCTACCAGTCCATCGGGGCGAAAGCCCAGGACGAATGGACCACGTACCGGCTCTGCGGGCCGGAGCTTCGCGCGCTGGCCGAGGGGTGA
- a CDS encoding TIGR00730 family Rossman fold protein gives MKVAVYCGASTGTDPAHAAAAADFASALARAGVHIVYGGGHKGLMGVVADAALAEGGQVHGVIPASLVEKELAHQHLTTQRVVETMHQRKELMLALADAAVALPGGLGTLDELFDVWGSAQLALHPKPVGVLNANGFWTDLLAAVRGVREAGFIADSSYDLLIVAQDAQDYLKQVESFAHPGGRF, from the coding sequence ATGAAAGTCGCAGTGTATTGCGGCGCAAGCACCGGGACAGATCCGGCGCACGCCGCAGCGGCGGCCGATTTCGCCAGCGCCCTCGCCCGGGCCGGGGTGCACATCGTGTACGGCGGCGGGCACAAGGGGCTCATGGGCGTCGTCGCGGACGCCGCCCTCGCCGAGGGCGGCCAAGTGCACGGGGTCATCCCCGCCAGCCTCGTCGAAAAAGAGCTCGCACACCAACACCTCACCACCCAGCGCGTGGTGGAAACGATGCACCAGCGCAAAGAGCTCATGTTGGCGCTCGCCGACGCGGCGGTCGCCCTGCCCGGCGGGCTCGGCACGCTCGACGAGCTCTTCGACGTGTGGGGTTCCGCGCAGCTCGCCTTGCACCCCAAACCCGTCGGGGTGCTCAACGCGAACGGTTTCTGGACGGACCTGCTCGCCGCCGTCCGGGGCGTGCGAGAAGCGGGGTTCATCGCGGACAGCAGCTACGACCTGCTCATCGTCGCGCAGGACGCGCAGGACTACCTGAAGCAGGTCGAGTCATTCGCCCATCCGGGCGGACGCTTCTAG
- a CDS encoding threonine/serine ThrE exporter family protein, which translates to MTSRAVLQHQWERLRHALLKERPEPLEGVDPYPDEDVLTMLRQLGIAMIETGQPTNLVESQLRAIGLAYTGHEVRVLVFPTYLIVQLDSPLQTKTQVDEPSWAVARLDQAGEVDTLVKLAKARAATPAEVTARTKAARGWAPRFGAFTTVLGHTLLTIGFGLALQPTWASLPAYALLGLVVGMLLLLGRWLPSVAIMLPPIAATLVTVLTTWYLAEAAGDGLLRVLAPALVSVLPGVTLTIGAVELTSTQVISGSTRLMYGAAQLLLLALGVAVGVRIAGPLSQHRGPLGALPAHGGLGAWAPCLGAVVAAVGFYLYKSAPKGSLPAIAATMLVALVGQQLGGTYVDPLLAGFLGALVTVPFAQLIGRFRGAPPPMVLLIAAFWFLVPGALSFVNVGEVVTTGGVAALSQPGVGGARALLSAVVAIFSIALGMLHGWGVDYAGVSLARLWRARFRST; encoded by the coding sequence GTGACCTCTCGCGCCGTTTTGCAGCACCAATGGGAGAGGTTGCGGCATGCGCTGCTCAAGGAGCGCCCTGAGCCGTTGGAGGGCGTGGACCCGTATCCGGACGAAGACGTCCTCACGATGCTGCGCCAGCTGGGCATCGCGATGATCGAGACCGGGCAGCCGACCAACCTCGTGGAGTCGCAGCTGCGCGCGATCGGTTTGGCGTACACGGGCCACGAGGTGCGGGTGCTCGTGTTCCCCACGTACCTCATAGTGCAGCTGGATTCGCCGTTGCAGACGAAAACACAGGTCGATGAGCCGTCGTGGGCGGTGGCGCGGCTCGACCAGGCGGGCGAGGTGGACACCCTGGTCAAGCTCGCCAAGGCCCGCGCGGCGACCCCTGCGGAGGTGACCGCCCGCACGAAAGCGGCCCGCGGCTGGGCGCCGAGGTTCGGGGCGTTCACGACGGTGCTCGGGCATACGCTCCTCACGATCGGTTTCGGACTGGCTTTGCAGCCCACCTGGGCGAGCCTGCCCGCGTATGCGCTGCTCGGGCTCGTGGTCGGGATGTTGTTGCTGCTCGGCAGATGGTTGCCGTCGGTCGCCATCATGCTCCCGCCGATCGCGGCGACGCTTGTGACCGTTCTCACGACGTGGTACCTGGCCGAGGCGGCTGGTGACGGATTGCTCCGTGTCCTGGCCCCGGCTCTGGTCAGCGTGTTGCCGGGGGTGACGCTCACGATTGGGGCGGTGGAGCTGACCAGCACCCAGGTGATTTCGGGGTCCACTCGGTTGATGTATGGCGCGGCGCAACTGTTGTTGCTCGCGTTGGGCGTGGCGGTGGGGGTGCGGATCGCGGGCCCGTTGTCGCAGCACAGAGGCCCGCTGGGGGCGCTTCCCGCGCACGGGGGGCTCGGCGCGTGGGCTCCGTGCCTCGGCGCGGTGGTCGCCGCGGTCGGGTTCTATCTCTACAAGTCCGCCCCGAAGGGGTCGTTGCCCGCGATCGCGGCGACGATGCTTGTGGCGCTTGTCGGCCAACAGCTCGGCGGCACGTATGTGGACCCGCTGCTCGCCGGGTTCCTCGGCGCGCTGGTCACTGTGCCGTTCGCCCAGCTCATCGGCAGGTTCCGGGGGGCGCCGCCGCCTATGGTGCTCTTGATCGCGGCGTTCTGGTTCCTCGTGCCGGGGGCGCTTTCTTTCGTGAATGTCGGCGAAGTGGTCACGACGGGCGGCGTCGCGGCCTTGTCGCAGCCGGGCGTGGGCGGCGCGCGCGCCTTGCTGTCCGCGGTGGTCGCCATTTTCTCCATCGCGCTCGGGATGTTGCACGGCTGGGGCGTTGATTACGCGGGCGTGAGCCTCGCGCGCCTGTGGCGGGCTCGATTCCGCAGCACGTGA